Within Fastidiosipila sp., the genomic segment TCTGACAGTTTTTGCCGTGCCTCCAGCCGCAGACCCCTGATTGATTCGTAGCGGATGTGGCCGGGAAGTTTTTTGTCCTCCAGTTTCCGGAAACGTTCCACCCGGTCATGCTCCAGGCGGATGTAGCCCTCGTAATGGATTTGGATCTCGACGGCTTCTCTGACTGATGAGGGCAGTTGTGGCCTGTCTGGATCCAGGGGGGCCAGAGCAGCATAAGTCAATTCAGGCCTTTTCAACAGATCATAGAGCCTGGTGGTCCGCTTGAGAGGGGTGCTCCCCATTTCCTCCAGCAGCTGATCCGATGTGATTGTTTTTTTGACCGGGGTATCCAGGAGCCTTTTTTTCTCCTGTTCGATGGCTTCCTGTTTTTCCTGAAACTTCCGCCAGCGTTCCTGACTGATCAGGCCTATTTGGTAACCAATCGGCGTCAGCCGGGCGTCGGCATTATCCTGGCGGAGAATCAGGCGGTATTCAGCCCGGGAGGTCATGAGTCGGTAGGGTTCATTGGTACCCTTGGTCACCAGATCGTCAATCAGAACCCCGATGTATCCCTCGGACCGGTCGATGACGATCGGTTCCCGTCCCTCCAGTTTCCTTGCGGCATTGATGCCCGCCATCAGGCCTTGGGCGGCCGCTTCCTCATAACCTGACGAACCGTTGATCTGGCCGGCCAGGAACAGGCCGTCAATGCCCTTGACTTCCAAGGACAGATTTAAAATGGTCGGGTCAACGCAGAGGTACTCGATGGCATAGGCGGGCCTCATCATCTCCGCTTTTTCCATGCCCGGTACGGTCTCCAGCATACCCCGTTGCACATCCTCCGGCATGGAGGTGGAAAGACCCGAGGCATACATTTCCTCAGTGTCCAAACCGGTTGGCTCCAAGAAGACATGATGCCTTTCGTGCTGGGGGAATTTGACAAACTTGTCTTCGATGGAGGGACAGTAACGGGGGCCCACCCCCTCAATGAGACCTGAGTAGAGGGGAGAGCGATCCATGTTATCTGTGAGGAGTTTCTTTGTTTCAGCCGTAGTCCAGGTGATGTAGCAGGGCAGCTCGGCAGCCGGAGCCCATTCGGGGTCATCTTCGTGTTCAAAGGAGAAAGGCCGGGCCACCCGGTCCGCAGCCTGCAATTCCATGCGAATGAGATCCAGGCTTCTTTTATGAAAACGCCCGGGCGTCCCCGTCTTGAAACGTCGGGTGGGAAGGCCAAGGGCTGTCAGGGCCTCGCCCAGGCCAACAGCGGGACTTAACTGGTCGGGCCCCGAGCTTCGGACGGAATCTCCGATGATGACGCGCCCGTCAAGGAAAGTACCGGGGCAAAGGATGACACAGGGAGCCTGGTAAAGTGAACCGGTGGCGGTGATTACACCTTCCATATGGTTTTCTTCCGCCATGAGGCCGGTGACCTCCTGCTGAATCAGCATGAGATTGGGCTCTCCTTCCAGCACCTGCTTCATTCCCCGCTGGTAGCCGGTCCGGTCCATCTGCGCCCGCGGAGACATAACCGCGGGGCCCTTGGTCGCATTCAGCATGCGGAACTGAATCATATGAAGATCAGCCAGGCGGCCCATCTCTCCACCCAGGGCATCGATCTCCCGCA encodes:
- the mnmG gene encoding tRNA uridine-5-carboxymethylaminomethyl(34) synthesis enzyme MnmG; protein product: MQESRKPGAFAAGQADIIVVGAGHAGCEAALAAARLGRRVILFTMTLDSLANLPCNPNIGGTAKGQMVREIDALGGEMGRLADLHMIQFRMLNATKGPAVMSPRAQMDRTGYQRGMKQVLEGEPNLMLIQQEVTGLMAEENHMEGVITATGSLYQAPCVILCPGTFLDGRVIIGDSVRSSGPDQLSPAVGLGEALTALGLPTRRFKTGTPGRFHKRSLDLIRMELQAADRVARPFSFEHEDDPEWAPAAELPCYITWTTAETKKLLTDNMDRSPLYSGLIEGVGPRYCPSIEDKFVKFPQHERHHVFLEPTGLDTEEMYASGLSTSMPEDVQRGMLETVPGMEKAEMMRPAYAIEYLCVDPTILNLSLEVKGIDGLFLAGQINGSSGYEEAAAQGLMAGINAARKLEGREPIVIDRSEGYIGVLIDDLVTKGTNEPYRLMTSRAEYRLILRQDNADARLTPIGYQIGLISQERWRKFQEKQEAIEQEKKRLLDTPVKKTITSDQLLEEMGSTPLKRTTRLYDLLKRPELTYAALAPLDPDRPQLPSSVREAVEIQIHYEGYIRLEHDRVERFRKLEDKKLPGHIRYESIRGLRLEARQKLSERRPVSVGQASRVSGVSPADIQVLLVWLEQQKGMQGQNG